A part of Cannabis sativa cultivar Pink pepper isolate KNU-18-1 chromosome 6, ASM2916894v1, whole genome shotgun sequence genomic DNA contains:
- the LOC115695462 gene encoding uncharacterized protein LOC115695462, producing the protein MMISNIAESINSGIFATKTMPITTMMESLRSLVQKLVWTNGNEAHGTFTKFSTVTEKILRENFIQAKKYEITPVTTILHQVNVLEKGKFLVNLLDKTCECNRFQQDKIPCAHAIAIFSKQEL; encoded by the exons ATGATGATATCCAACATAGCTGAATCGATAAATTCAGGAATTTTTGCTACAAAAACAATGCCCATCACTACAATGATGGAGAGTCTTCGAAGTTTGGTACAAAAATTAGTTTGGACAAACGGCAATGAAGCACATGGAACATTCACCAAATTTTCAACAGTAACAGAAAAAATACTCAGAGAAAACTTTATTCAAGCGAAAAAATATGAG ATTACACCAGTCACAACAATACTCCACCAAGTGAATGTGCTAGAGAAAGGGAAATTCCTTGTCAATTTACTGGACAAAACATGTGAATGTAATCGGTTCCAGCAAGATAAAATCCCATGTGCTCATGCAATAGCTATATTCTCGAAACAAGAATTGTGA
- the LOC133039178 gene encoding uncharacterized protein LOC133039178: MKLLTDNSLKLYIELRKSQARTVEELVLQIHDEPFNQQSNIEGQHSNHDYCQLTIAPNMFAMAEHVADSIIEQSNETTKKRRDEEIEIITDYMVLEIEEGQIYSDKNILKTTIRFYAMIKNFHIRTKRSEPREYMVTCVDENFNWFLHASKLKRTQTFKIRKYVNNHTCSLDVIMEDHTQATYNTIAQIVKKKYDSINRKHAPNDIMKDLLHEFGVSMGYQKAWRTKEKALESARGKLEDSYQQLPMYLHMLKKANPGTITELITDKKNRFKYVLLALSNSIRGWIHCRPVIVVDDTFLKTTYGGTLFTASTMDANNHIFILAFGIGDSENDSSWQWFFNKP, encoded by the exons ATGAAACTACTGACTGACAATTCCCTCAAGCTTTACATTGAGCTAAGAAAATCACAGGCTAGA ACAGTGGAGGAACTGGTTCTACAAATACACGACGAACCATTCAACCAGCAATCCAATATTGAAGGACAACATtcaaatcatgattattgtCAGTTAACAATTGCCCCAAACATGTTTGCCATGGCTGAACATGTTGCAGATTCTATAATAGAGCAATCAAATGAAACAACAAAAAAGAGAAGGGATGAAGAAATAGAGATCATCACAGATTACATGGTGCTTGAGATCGAAGAAGGACAAATATACAGTGACAAGAACATACTAAAAACAACAATCAGATTCTATGCAATGATAAAGAACTTTCATATCAGAACGAAGAGGTCCGAACCGAGGGAATACATGGTTACATGTGTTGACGAAAATTTTAACTGGTTTCTGCACGCTTCAAAGTTGAAACGAACACAAACATTCAAGATTAGAAAATATGTCAACAACCATACCTGCTCATTGGATGTCATAATGGAAGATCATACGCAAGCAACATACAATACTATTGCTCAAATAGTGAAGAAGAAATACGACTCAATAAACAGGAAGCATGCACCGAATGACATCATGAAGGACTTGCTACATGAGTTTGGCGTTTCGATGGGATATCAAAAGGCTTGGAGAACAAAAGAAAAGGCTTTAGAGTCGGCAAGAGGAAAGCTAGAAGACTCATACCAGCAACTACCAATGTACCTTCATATGCTAAAAAAAGCAAATCCAGGGACAATAACTGAATTGATTACAGACAAGAAGAATCGGTTCAAGTACGTGCTCTTAGCATTGTCAAACTCAATTAGAGGATGGATTCATTGCAGACCAGTGATTGTGGTAGATGACACATTCTTGAAAACAACATATGGAGGGACATTATTTACAGCATCAACAATGGATGCTAATAACCACATATTCATATTGGCATTTGGAATAGGGGACTCGGAGAATGATTCATCATGGCAGTGGTTTTTCAACAAGCCATGA